From the Lacipirellulaceae bacterium genome, the window CTCGAAATCGTTGTTGAAGTCAGCAATCCCCAGCCCAATCAGTTCAGCCCGCAACTCCCCGATAGCAGCCAGTCGCTGGGCTAACGTCCAGGTTCCACTGGGATCGTAAACTAGCGGAAAGAGGAACGTGTCAGAACGCTCGAGTCCACTACCGTGCAGTCTTAGTGGAACGCCATAGATCCCGGGTGCTGACCCAGATGCCAGCTCAAAGAACCCATCCGCGTGCCACTGCGGCGCTCCCGTGTAGGTCCCCCAGACCATCCCAACCTTTCTTGCAGAGGTCTGGTTGATCGCGTAGTCCGTCACGGGGCTACTCACCGGGTTACCAAGGCTATCGAACGCTGGATTCTCGAAGGTTAGTTCAGCGGTCGTTGTGGTTGGGCCGGTTCCATTCCAATAGAGCAAAGGTCCGACGGCTTCCAATTCGAAGGTCGTTCCCGTGCTGACGCCATTGACCGGAAACGTGACCCCAAATCCTGGAGAGTCCGTGAAGATCAAAGTCGCAAAGTTGTCGAGCAATGCAAAGTTGTTATTCACTTGCGGAAGCAACTGCTGCGTCACGGGATCGACGCGAATGTCGATCGGTGTTTCGTGTGCGAAACAACTCGCCGAACGAGCAGCAACCATGATCAACAATGTCGCTACGAAATATCTTCGTTGATCCCTACTCATCTGTGATTCCTCCTCTCTTTAGAAAGACTCACCCTGGCCTGGTGCAGCAAAGTTGAAGCCCGTTTCTGCCCAGTTACGGACGGTGGCTTCAGGGATCGCCTTCACGTGGCCGTCGACATACAGGTAGTTAGCAATATCACCGGCATGACGGTCGGGTTGGATCTCGGCAATCATACGAGGCCAAGTTCGGCCTCTCTCGACGTTGCGTGGACTGAACCACACGCTGCCGGGATGGGCGTGATCCAGGAGTTCCAGCGCTGCGTTGCTCACCACTTCGGTCTTGCGATAATCCGAACCCTCGAAAGCAAGAATGGTCTGCGAAGTCGCCTTCAACTGGTCGATGCGTTCCACCGAATCGGGTCCTGGCAATGCCAAGTACTCGCTCATCAAATAGCTGGTACTTCGATGCTTCAGCCAGACCTCACGGTGAGGATCGTCTGGACAGACGCGCATCCGATCCACGTTTTCTAAGTAAGGACTGGTGGAATAGACCCAGGACTGGGTTTCCCCTTCGTGCGAAGTTCGCGGGAAGCGCCCATTATGTGAGTCGATATACATCATCATCGCCAAGCCAAGTTGATGCAGGTTGTTCGCACATTGCGCACGCCGAGCGCTCGCTCGTGCCGCCTGCACCGCAGGCAACAGCAAGCCGATCAGCACGCCAATAATGGCGATGACCACCAACAACTCGACGAGCGTGAACCCCCGCGAACCCGAAGGTCGCAGGGTCCGAACTCGTTCGATTTGCATTCTTACTCCAAGGAGAGCAACAAGATTGCAGAGATCGAAGCCACAGACGCCATCGCGCAAAGCTTGCGCAACGGAGCTAGGACTTCATGCCAGAGAAAATACCGCGACTAGCAGCCCCGCGGTGGCGGCGTAGGTGGAGCAAAAGAAGGAGAACACACCGCTTGCGGCTTAGCCGTCACAACCGCTTCCACATTCCTTTCAAAAGAAACGAGCACCAAAGGCGGTGGCGGCGCGAGCGTAATCGACTGTGAAGCGAACGAAATCCCTTGGCATTGGAGTGCCTTCAGCACGACAACGCGTTTGTCATTTTTCTTCGGCGTCGGCGACTTCGCAACACGCTTCGGTGAGCAGCAGCTCGCTTGTTTTGAACAGCAACTGCGAGAGGTCGAGCAGCACGCTGGCCGTGGCGTCTCTTTGACGGCCGCCAAGACAAAAGCCGGTGGCGTCACACCTTCGCGACGCGCCCACGCGAGCCGTTCACTCAGCGAATGGCAGCAGCAATTGCTCCAGCAATGCTGCGCTGATTTGCACCCGCAAGGACAGTTCTCACAAGGAAACCGCTCCCCCGCCACTTGTGGCTTAGCCGTCTCCCCCGTCGGCAACGGCACCCCCAGCGCTACGGTGGCGAACCAGCCGATCAGCAGAAGACAAAAAAGTCGCCGTAGCATGTGTGGAGATGGGAGTGGGGAGTTCAGGCGAGGTGACTTGGGCAAAGTCAAACAGTCATCCTATTCCAACTGGCCACTTACGCAAGCAGCGGGGATCGATTTTGGCAGTTTGACCTTGCTAACGAGGGGTGCTACGTTGAATCGCCATGAGGCTGCCGCCAGCCGAGACACAAGCTCCCCGCTCGACCAAGGAGAAACCACGATGAAAAC encodes:
- a CDS encoding superoxide dismutase [Ni], whose amino-acid sequence is MSFFFGVGDFATRFGEQQLACFEQQLREVEQHAGRGVSLTAAKTKAGGVTPSRRAHASRSLSEWQQQLLQQCCADLHPQGQFSQGNRSPATCGLAVSPVGNGTPSATVANQPISRRQKSRRSMCGDGSGEFRRGDLGKVKQSSYSNWPLTQAAGIDFGSLTLLTRGATLNRHEAAASRDTSSPLDQGETTMKTKLTRTLLAAGMIAVTAAPLAYVYAHCEVPCGVYDDDRRFTDMREDQTTIAKCIANIGELAGTHDANGHNQLARWVATKEDHATRTQHTIAQYFMTQRIKADDPKYVDKLTKAHAVMVAAMKCKQAADPATAEALSKAINAFEVAYHGHSHADGHGHDDHGDH